The following DNA comes from Magnolia sinica isolate HGM2019 chromosome 18, MsV1, whole genome shotgun sequence.
TGCTTTTAGACTCCCATTAAAGAGAAAATTGTTATgtatgcatcttcttcttcttctttttttttttttttgcaatattttaattcctaaatatgcaaatatgtgtattttagcatatcCAAAAGTGTCagtgagaaattccaccatttcttcGTGTTTCCCCATTCGTGTTAATATTTTGTACTAAGATTGCTATTGTGATGGTTCACTACTAACTAGCTAAGAAGTTTATGAATATAGAAGtagaaaacataaaatgaaaaaaagaagaaaaaaagaaggaaaaaaaaaaaaccaaggtaCTGAGTAAAATCAACTTGTTTAAGCATTACACCGAACACCATGGTTTGCGAGCTTCAGTGTTTGAATTGGTTTCGTGGTGGCTGTAAGACACCCTTCCTACAAAAAAACAGAGGAAAGTTATTGCTACATGTCCCTAAATCTCTAGGTGCATGAGTGCATCGTCCAAACATATGATGCAAACTCGAGGAGTTTACTGCAATCAAACATTCATATTACAATATTTCTAAACTTAGACAGTGCCTCATTCCCCATTGAGGATATATCACTAAAAGTTGCTTATGCCCATGATAAAGAGCAGGTGTTTTCTGAGTCAAAGATGACTACATTAGATGCAACAAGAGCAGAACTTGCTCTTTTGGTTTTATATCTGAACAAAGCTGAAGCCAGGGACAAGATATGCCGGGCTATACAATATGGTTCAAAGTTCCTGAGCAATGGGGAGCCTGGTACAGCTCAAAATGTTGATAAATCGACCAGCTTGGCACGGAAAGTTTTTCGACTTTTGAAGGTTtgaatttttgttttctttttctctttggtTTCCTATCtgggaaaaaatattaaaatacatgCTCACTGCTTGTTACTTATTTGACACGTTTTTATGTTTGCATCTCACTGAAATTGCAGTTTGTCAACGATCTGCACGGTCTTATTAGTCCGCCTGCTCGAGGGACTCCTCTTCCACTCATCTTGCTTGGAAAGGTATGAGCAGCTGTTGCTGATTGAACTGCTTAAGTCATTTTGTTTGCCCATTTGAACATGGTGTCCATTGCAGTCCAAGAATGCATTGTTATCCACCTTCTTGCTTCTTGATCAAGTTGTCTGGGCCGGGAGAACAGGCATTTACAAGGTAAAGggaatttctttccttttcttttttatttcacttTAACATGTGACTAGgagcatgtttggatgcacaattcaATTTGATTATGAAAATTCAATTCCACTAAGGCATAGTAATGAAATTGCGATGGTTTTTCCTAGTAACCACAATGAGGATATAGCCTTCTAACTGCAGTTGGATTCCTgctcgaaaaaaataaaaataaataaaatgcaggTAATATAACTGCAAGTGTTGGAGCATTGTCCTTAAATATGAATAGTAAGGCAAGTACAATTTGATAATCTCTTGTCTATCAGACTAATCATTGCAATTCAATCCAACAGTGCATCCAAAAGCAGTCTCAACGTTTTCCATGAGTGACTAGAAAGAAGCAACTGACCTGCTTCAATTATCTTTTGTAGAACAAAGAACGGGCAGAGCTAATTGGGAGGATCTCTCTTTTCTGTTGGATGGGTTCCTCAACCTGCACAaccatgattgaggtttgttccTTTAGtgctatttttctttctttctttctttctttctttctttcttttttttttttttcagaaatcgTACCCATGCTCAGTGCTTTAGCTTATTACATGATATAAATTATCTGGTCCTGAAATATAATGTGTGttcttattttcttttagcttgcaGAGCTTGGAAGACTATCTGCATCAATGAAGAAATTAGAGAAGGATCTTAAGAAAAAAGGATCAGATAAACATCAAGTACGTTTGGCTAAAATGCTATGATATTGTAAATGGGTTTGCCCATGGGATTCCTTCCtttcttcatttcattttaaaTATCTTGCTCATCTGCTCTTATATGCAGGATGAACAGTACCTTAACAAGCTCAAGCAGTCAAATGATAGGTTGTTAGCACTGGTGAAGGCGTCGATGGATATAGTGGTTGCTGTCGGGCTGCTTCAACTGGCACCCAAGAAAGTAACTCCCCGTGTAACAGGAGGCTTTGGATTTATAAGCTCTCTCATCTCTTGTTATCAGGTAATGTCTCATTTAATACAGCTAAAGGCGATGAACGCTtcagtttcatttttgggttggCGACGTTAATTTCTTGTTGCCAACTGTTTTGCAGCTGCTTCCTTCGCCACCAAAGGCCAAGACACCATGAAGGAGGAACTTCTGTTTTCCGTCGATATTGCTTTTGTGCCGCCATCAATGTTGTCCAGATTGGTAGGGATGTCCATGGTAGGTGCCATTgggtaaactgaaaaataaggtttgaaaattaatttaaaagcTGAAAACTTGAAGTGCTGAATTTTAGTACTTATAAGTACTGCAAAATCTGTTTGGTAATTTGTGTGAAAATTAAGCACTTTTTccataaaaatccatttggtaAACACAAACCATAAATGTCTGAAAACTGGCAATTCATCCCTATTAtctcaatttctatcttttgtagaGTATGAAAGAAAACCTATTATTATCATGCCACCAAATTTGACACACCTATGCCCAATTCATATACATGTCTCGAACATAATCTTCTGATATACTATGTTTTTCTTAATAGATTAATCATAACCCTTCAATTGGACAACTAAACATCTCATATTTAACTGATAAAGGCGGATttgaaggttaggatcatctaatatttatttatttatttattatcatttttgcatggtccatccatagtgggccTCATGTTGACAGTATTGTTGATCATGAAACCAATGGGCCCACTTGTACGAACAAAACTCGAGATATGGCCCATATTCAGGTGGAGCATCATATAACTCCCCTCGTCGAGAGATGATTCACAATGCATGATGACATGACACACTAGCAGATATTGGGCCATTCATCTCTAGAGTCCCACCTATAGCATGCTTTTGGTCTGAtgacctgaaaaaaaaaagaagcacgaTTTGGTTCAACAAAGCTTTTTTTCTTGCTACGTCAAATAATTGAGCCACACATACACAATTTTATCTTAGAGGTGTGCCATGCCACCAAATTTTTTATCATTCATCTTCAACAATTGCCAGGTTAGGCAATCACAACCATCCCATcatggtgttcaatcaccacttttcctgtgttgtggtccgcCCAAGATTTGGCGCGGCCTctttttttgtatcatgccctaaaataagctgggaaaatggatggacagcatggatgaaacacatatatcatggtggggcccatagaacagtCTTGTACGATCCATGTAACCTACGTATGCATGCCATCCCTCGGccatcaaaaaataataataataaagagagatggcccaccttgatgtctatttGTAATATGTGCCATCCCACCATTTagccagctaattttagggcatgaccccaaaaatgagacagatctaaatcttaggtggattggtagttgaacgcccatcattaaaaatttcttggggtcacaaaagttttaggattGAGCTCATGTTTTTGGATTGAACgcctttaggaagtttttaacgatgggtgttcaatcaccacttttcatgTTTCGTGGTCTACTCGTGATTTGGATCggcttctttttccctttttttttttttggtctggtgccctaaaataagctggaaaaatggatggatgacgtggataaacatatacatcatggtggggcccacagagcacctccATATACAATATATGTAACCTATGTATGCCATCCCCTCACGATGCTTGAGGATTGTACGTTTGTCCTGggctatccaaaaaaaaaaaaaacagagatggcccacattgatgtgtatgAGAAATCCACGTTGTCCTACCAACTTTCTGAtttattttagggcgtgagcccaaaagtgaggtagatccaagtctcaggtggaccacaccataggaaattgtggtaattgaatgcctgccattaaaaacttcctggggccacaaaagttttaaatgaagctgatatttgtgttttcccttcatccatgtccatgtgatctaatcaacaggctggatggcaaataaaaatgaaagtgggccccaggaagtttttaatcgtaGGCTTTCAATTACTAATTTttatcctatggtgtggtccactggagattttgatctgcctcatttttgtgctcatgccctaaaataattatccaaaatggatagactgcatgtataaaacacataaatggtggggtccacagcaccgtcTAGTTGCCACTCACTACTGGCAGCGTCAGTGGGCAATCGGCGCCCGCAATCCTTCGCGACTACAATTTGCTCTACGTCTATAGCCACCATGCTACGacgttgatgtggcaaagttctgtgggccccaccatgacgtgtgttagATCCgtacaatccatccattttttcagatcattttaggttataaacccaaaaatgaggtagaattAAAGCTCAACGGTAGGCATAAtggttcaatggtaggcatttctttccccacttttccctcttgtatgacccacttgagttttggatctgtcttatttttatttcaggtcctaaaatgagctggcaaaaacagatggacggtgtggatttctcacaaacatcatagtgggccccacctagattcccAGCAAAGGAACTTGTACTAAAGTGTAGCCTATAACAGGGTGCAGGGTGTTGTAATGTGCTTACGGgagaaagttctgtgggcccgactatgatgtatgaattatacccacactgtccatccaaaccagtccggtgatgagcccaaaaatgaggctgatgtgatgctcaagtggaccacaccactgaaaacagtggggattgaaacctaacattgaaaacttcttgggggtgaatgcatggatttgactcccCTCCACGGCATTACCCGATGCACCTGGTTGCGAGTGATGGTTGTGAGTGATTGTGTGCATCGGCATGTATTTTTGTCCCTCAAAAAAGGGACGGGGACACCTGTGtccaaagaaaaagaagggaggaTTTGCTGATGGAAGGTGAGCATTTGCATGTATTTTTGTCCTTTGGTACTTTGAGAAGAAAAAATTAGCCGAACTGGAATAGATAAATAAAGGTGGGTTAGAGCCATGATTACAGGAGATGGATTATAAATATTCTACACCATTGGTTTTATTAGCTAATGACTATGTTGTGGGTTTGTTAAAAAGGGCTGTGGGTAGCTTATGCACACGTTGACAGTTGAGTCCAcaccacacatggatggatggatgctgATTGAACGAATTTGGAAGGAAATGGTGCTGGAATTGAATTCCGAAAATGTTATTCTTCCCTACCTGATTGGGTTATAGAAATAAATTCACTTCATTATTCCCTGTTTTCTTGGGGCTTGTTTGGCATCTTTACTCTAATTTAATAGAGTTTTTTCAATAAAAGCTACTCTAATAAGATCCATTTGTTCTAgttcttgttttaaataagctcatttagtaaaatcattttttttatttttttattttttattttttattttttaaaagagattttttATTTGAAACAAGCACATTTGGTAACACTTTCAAATGAGAGCTTTCTACGAGTAGTTGACATTATCTGTAAAGATTATAACAACTCTATTATCATAGCAATCCAAATGGATATACCTGTAGATCTCACTATGGATGAACCATGCCCCAAATGATAAAAGAATAGATGACTACAATcttcatattttaagacatttgggtcATTCATTGTCATGTATCAGATGTGGATCAActatcatatggagcccacttttgatgtggaccatctgttTTGTAAGCCAAACATTTAAAGTGGGCCTTCCATCATACAAGGCccatcttggatgtggaccattcatcattaggggtccaccttgatgtatgtcatccatcatgtggggcccaccatcaatactAAATGTCCTTAATGTGGGGCCCCTTAATGCCCACTACCCATCACGTGAagtccacatttgatgtatcCATAGTGTGGGCCCTGCCTTCGAAGTGGATTATCCATCGTATGGGATccacttttgatatccaccattcacCGTGTGAGATACACctatgtggatcatctatcatgtggcccactttggatatgggttaTCCGTCATAtaagaccttggatgtggaccctcCATGATGAGAGGCAtgctttgatgtgggtcatccgtcatgtgggcccatcttgatgtggaccattcattgtgtggtgccccaccttcaatataggtttatcatgtggcccacctttgatgtcaactgaccatcatgtgggcccacctttaatgaccatcatccatcgtgtggtcccacctttgatgtggactgcccatcaaatgggacctacttgatgtgcATGTGCCGCcttgatgggccacactttgatgcaggCCATctaatcatgtggggcccacctttgatgcgaaccgttcattatgtgggcccaccttgatatgggccccattcatcatgaggggcctacctttgatgtccaccatccatcatgtgggtcccacctttgttttGGGCCGTCATCAGGTGGGTAGGCAACTGTTTAACTTGTAAACTTGCCAAAGGATAAACTCTAAATAACAATAGAAATTATAGGCCTTGATTTGGACAACTTATACAGAAAGTTTACTGAATGATGAAAACAGTCGATCTATGAATTCAAAATCAATCCTAGATGGCCTATGCAGCTTCCTCCAGAGACAACATACGCGAAATATGTATAGTGATTGGGGCTTTTTGATCATGTTGATGGGCTGGCTATAGGCCTAGAGTCATAGTGATTAGAGAACAAATCTGGATCTTTGGAGGAAAACAGGAAATTCCTATTTGTTGCAGGTTGATTGGGGCATATCATCACacattgcatttaatgcagcaatgCTGACAATGCCAGTAATAACATCGGACCAATCACGCTGCAGGAAAATAGGAATTTCCTGTTTTCCTCAAACAGAGGATTCGGATTCAGAACTCACCATCCTGGTGGTTTGGGTTCTTCTAACATGTTGAATTTGGAACAGGTTCTGTATTGAGCTAATCCGAACCTTTCGAAGGCCGCTAATTGGATGGATTCTACTGTCCAATTCCTTTGCTTTTGGGATATGGCTCATCCTCATGGGGTGGCCCCAGGTCAGCAATCCCAATCACATCACATTTTAACGTGTATGATGAGTGGCTGCACCTGACCGACCTTGAATGGCTGGAGCTGCATGCTACAATTTCTCATTCTGAAATGACAGATTCACCATCATGAAATGAATGAGAGATAAGGACATCCATTCATATGTTTTGAGAATGTTGGACCTTATGAATCCTGAGATACGGATCCAGATGTATTGATGCAAAGGCCCAAAAATAGGACTctctacttatcaggtgggccatagtgcATAAACAATAAACAATTgtttaactgtccatttattttttgcaCTTGCCCACCTTATGGCCCGAGCCATTGATGCtgcagggcccacctggatgtgagGTGCGGACGAATATCATGTGGGCTTGACTGTAGTCGCTCAAAGACCTTATCGAGGCAGTGAGTAAACTATTCATGTGAAAACTAGTCAGGCCAAATTCTGCAAAATGTCCATTAGCCAGACGTGTGGACCGTTTGGACGCACTGTCAAAATGGTTTTTTTGAGACAACCCTCATTTCAGATCAAAACAAGGATTTGTAGCCTGTTTGCCCTAAAGTTGTCATTAGATAATATTACGTTTTAATAATACTTCATAATTTTATGAAAGTTCATCATTAAATAATCATTACAGTTTTTAACTTAAACCATCAGTTTCTCTATAGTCCATCTTTACGTTCTTGGATGGGATATGATGAATTTGTTGATATTCCTGAAATATAGCTTTGAAAACCATGGATAAAGCTCCAATGGCTAATCAATCCTAATAGCTTATTTAAGACAAGACTTTTGTTGCATCCAGACAAGGGATATATGGGTATTGTGTCCTACCCTGCCCGTCTCTAGCCGCGTCCTAGCAGATCTgtggggggcccactgtaatgtatctgCTTATCCACATGGAATCCCTTTTCTTGtaacattttaaggtatgagctaaaaaataaggcagatctaccactcaagtagactacaccaaatgaggcagattccactttgagtgttggatctctcatttttgggctctatcTTAAAATATTACGAGAAAATCTGCCTGACGCAGCTATAGATGGGAGAGGATAGGATGCCATTGGCATCCCCAAACAATACCTTGGTTTATCTAGTCTTGTGCAGCCCATTAAAACATCCCCATCATTCATCCACTGCGTATAATTTTCAATACCAAATGCTAATCTGTTATAAAGGAAACAATCGAAGAAAGGagcgggaaaaaaaaaacaaaagcattTTCCTCTCCTCCCGTGAAAAGAaccaaggaagaaagaaataacCAAATGTCCCTTGTGTGGAAAGGCTCTACATTTTGAATCCATCTACTTCTTATGTGTGCTCCATTGGGTTGTGTAGAAGCAAATCCACCACGTTCACATGTATggagttttaattttatatcgtcGGCCCAAATTTGATAGCAAAACTCATCATAGATGGATCACATATGAGAAAATAATTTAGAACTAATGCACAACGTTAATATAGTTGTGGGACATAGATAACTGCAAACATATAACTGAAAAGACCCTTTTGATAGCTCACGACTATCCGATTAAAAAGAACAAATCAAGTTGACAAATGGGTGGGTTGAATTTTAATTTTGGATTGGGCTCATGTTCCTTTTTAAAATAACCTTTCACCTTTTGAGATAAGAGCTTGCAATACCAGGCACAACAGTGTTAAAATTGTATTTTAGTCCTTTAAACAATGAAAAAATAGATCTAGTGCCACAATTCATTAAATCTGGTCACTCCTGCCACATCCATGTCATAGTATGGTGCCACTCGAACAAATAACCCACAAATCATGGATTCAAGGACTCAGTAATGTCCCCTCCATTATCAAAATCTTAGTACTGGTCAGTGCTGTGAGCCTcaacattatgtatgtgttttatccgttcttttcatccattttattagctTATTTAAGAGCATAtacccaaaaaataaggcagatctaaatctaaagtgAACTACATCAAAGAAAATAATTGTAATTGAACGCAcgtcattaaaaccttcctagggcccattgtaatatttatttgccatccaacctcttgaatAAGTCGTAGCCCCGGCtgaatggaaaatataaatatcaaattgatccgaAACCTTTGTAGCCCTAGTAAGCTTTAAATTGCGGTCATTCAGTCACccatgtttcctatggtatggttcacctgagattttgatatgcatCATtgttttgctcatgccctaaaatgaatgacCGCACTATGGCTGATAAATGGATGAAAGGCATGGTTGATAAATGGATGATAAAACATATGGTTGATAAATagatgataaaacatatacaatatggttgataaatggatgaaaggcatggataaaaacacatacatcatagtgggaccacaGAGCATTTTCAGCATCGACCAATACTAACCCACAAGGGGTCATGGCCGAAGCTAAATGAATCTACAAATCACTTTATCTGCAGATGTGTCTACTGGCTACTTGGCGTATTTGTAGGTACACACAAGCACCATAGAAAATTCAAATTGCCACATTTGGAATGGATCCTAACCGTTTACCAGTCCATTATGAATGCACCCTGTTAAAATTGTTAGGTATGGCAAATCATTATAAGAGTTGAATTGTATTGAATTGCGACTAGTATTATAAAttatccgatccgagaccgagtccgggtcacctgactcagACCGATCcgatgcttgattgacttgacctgaaccgagtccgactcggtcaaggaaatcgagtcggatcgggttgggtacgattcggatcgtttgatatggtgtggtccactttagtcttcaatatattgtacttttgtgttcaacgcttaaaatgatacgtcaaaatagatgaacgacttacataaaatatatacatcaaggtggccccacatgaatatGAAAGAAGTGTATCACGATTTCTCTGTACATATTACGttgacgtgcactgcacgaaagtgCAATGACTTTCTTTTCATGCAAGTGTGACTTACTGTATTGAGGTtagcaagttatatgggtctgatggtggggtatgtgttatatccaaaccgtctattcatttggcgagcttgtcttaagacttgagactaaaaaaaagacagatctaactatcatgtggaccacacaaattgtttaacggtgaaaattattctctgctgctatttgtggtgtggtcaagatgatctttagatattattcattttttggacaatgctctataatggtctctaaaaatatataaatggtgtagatataataaatacatcactgtggggcccatataactttgatatcctttgaatcgttcgtacaactcggagctcgaggagcgttagtgctcgtcttgGCATTACACGTACTTACAGCTAGCGCACAGCCAACTACATAACCATATGCCCTACACCAGCAAATCACTTGTTATTGTACAtagtaaactttgttggggcccaccttgaatgcatgtgatttatccacgccgtccatttgtttttgcagataattttagtggttgaatccaaaattgatgcatatccaaagctcaagcggaccataccataggaaaaagtagaaggaTCAATAAGAACTACTCCGGATCTGGTAGGATCAAATTGGATTTTTGGGTCGGTTGGGTCGGATTAGGGCCAATCCGAGCTTGACCCGAAAAGATTTCGGATCTGGGTGGGGCTACCCGATTcgcactgatccagaccgtcggttcggTTTGGATCAGTTTTGATTGGGTTGGATCCACCAAATCGGGtctgttttgcccagctctactataggtacgtgtcgtgcgacgACGCGCACTGACGCTCCTTGAGATCCTgagttgtactaacggttcaaaggaaatcaaagttacatggaccccacagtgatgtatttattatatctacaccgttcatctatttttagagatcattttagagcattatccaaaaaatgaatcatatctaaagatcacatggaccacaccacaaatagcagtagagataatgatttttaccgttaaaaaattcgtagggctgTCTATAACGCTTActgtccatccaatctgttcataaagccACAGTGACCTGAACGAAGAggacaaacaaatttcatattgatccaaaacttttataaccactaaaagggtttcaatggtagacgttcaatcccccactctttctgcaatgtggtccattgatagttagatccgtcttaattt
Coding sequences within:
- the LOC131232634 gene encoding peroxisomal membrane protein 11D-like gives rise to the protein MTTLDATRAELALLVLYLNKAEARDKICRAIQYGSKFLSNGEPGTAQNVDKSTSLARKVFRLLKFVNDLHGLISPPARGTPLPLILLGKSKNALLSTFLLLDQVVWAGRTGIYKNKERAELIGRISLFCWMGSSTCTTMIELAELGRLSASMKKLEKDLKKKGSDKHQDEQYLNKLKQSNDRLLALVKASMDIVVAVGLLQLAPKKVTPRVTGGFGFISSLISCYQLLPSPPKAKTP